TACGCGCAGCTCCCCCGTCTTGACCGAGACTATTCCGCTGTCGACTACTTCATCGCCGTCGGAATAGCACGAGGCTCTGGCTGCACATCCGCACGCTTGGCGCCCATTCCTTGAGCGCTCAGCGGTTGGATCCGTGAGTCACCGACCGGCAACACACGGAGGTAGCCCCATTGTCCGGACTGCGTGTAGGGCAGCCGCGCATTGGACCACACGAAGTCTCCCACCTGACGATACGGGCCGCCCGCACCGCCACGGAGGAACACATCGAGGATCTCGGACCCGGCATACTCCACCACGCTGATCATGTCGGCACCGGGCATGTAGGGCTCGATCGGCCATTCATGGCCTTCGACCGCAAACATCCCGTTCTGTTCGCTGTTCGCGCCGATCACATGGATGCGAATCGCGTCACCGGCATGCGCCTCGATCAGAGGCGTGATCGGATCTTCGGGCTTGTCCACCACGCAGGGCTGGAAAATCTTGCCCAGCGAGCAGCCTTGCTCCTCACGGAACTTATAGGGTTCCGCGCGATAGTTGACCGACGTCAACCCGGCGACGTTTTGCACATAGGGCATGAACGCGGTGCCGATGATGTTGTCCTCATCTTGGAAGAAGAGGGCCACGTCACGGTAGTTCCGCTTGCCGACGTTCTCTGGCAGGCTGGCGTCCACAATGACGTCAGCTCTCCATGAATTCTTCTGCGAGATATCGGCCCCGGTGACAGGGTCACGATACTGGGAGCCCTTCGGCCCGATGACCACCGCTCCGTACAATCCGTTGCGCGGATTGACGACGATGTTGCCACCGTCCCACACCAGCGACGTCGTTTCCTTGTTGGAAGGATGCGCGTAGTAGGTATAGGTGCGGCTCTCGCCTGGGGCAATCGTCTGATCGCCAGGATTGTTCCCGACGTTCAGGCCCTGGCTGTCTCTCGGATCGAAAGCCAGGCCCGGCGCAAAGAATGACGCCCGGCTCGCCTTCATCTTGTTCTTCAGATGGACCTTGATGCAGTCGCCAAGATTGGCACGCAACGTGAGAGGATTCGGCATCACATTGCCCGCCACCGTGGTCGCTTCTTCTTCCAGCGCGAAGATCTTGCCTTCCGGCACGGTCATTTCGATCTTGCGCTCAAAGTCGACTTCGATCACATCCGGCGCCTTCGGGTGGAGCTTCAACGGACGGTCCAAGGACACGACGTTGAAATTCTTCACCGGGGCATCGGACGGACAGACGGAACTCGGCGTGGCCGGAATCCCGAGAGGATTGGTTCCTCTGGGCAATGGCTTCAAGTCCGCCACTTCTTTATCGAGCACGCGCACGATACCCCATCCACCTTCGGCGAAGTGTGACGTTCTGCCGTTGAAGTGGATGTAGTCGCCCGGCATGCCCTGGAATCCGCCCGCTTTGCTCACGAGGTCATACCGCTCGGCGATCCCGACGTGAATCGAGTTCTTCCGATTGGCATCTGCCGCATACCGTTCCGTGAGGAAGGTATGGCCTGAAATGGTCCAGACGTGGGATTCGTTCATGAGCTGGTGCAACAGACGGAACACCATGGTGTCCCCAGTGTACGCCCGCAAGAGCGGCGTACCAGGATCGCCATGGATCGCGCTGTTGAACAGCTTGGACGTATCCGGATTGTTGGACAGACGTTGTGCAAACGGAGCCGCGCGGAAGTTGAACCCGCTACCGGTCGTATGCGTACCGCCGTTGATGTACTTGTTCGGAGAAGCCAGAATCTTATCCGGCATCTGGAACGAAATGGTCTTGCCTGCTTCCAACGCCACTTCGATGGGCTGTCCCGGAGGATTGCCCGCCTCGATGGTGTTCACCGTGTGCGGAACGGTGTCATGGATCGACACCATCAACTCACGGAAGCTGCCACTCACACCGGCACCGATCGGCTCGTTGCTGTGAATATCGGCAATCGGACCGCTATACACCAGCTTGCCGTTCTTCGGATCGTGATAGGTGGACCCGAACGGCTCCACGATCGTCACGCCGAACCCGCCATGCGGCCAGGTCGTCGCGCCGAACGCGTGGTCATGCCAGAACACGGTCCCCATATCGACGTCCACCCACCACCGGTACCGCACGAACTCCGGCGACACGAGATCGCCCGCCGGATGGTTCTGCTTCAGTGGCTTGAAGAACGTCACGTTCTCGCCCTTGATCTCCTTGATCCTGGCGACTTCCTGACAGCTCTTGTCCCGCGGCAATGAAGCCGTGGCATCGTGGCCCTTCTCCAAACAATCCATGCCCACCATCACTTCGGTGTTCACATGGAACGGCGTGGCACCCGGCGCCATCTGAATCTTCATGGACGCAGAACCAGCCTTCACGGCACCCGTCAGCTTACCGACCATCGGGGCCGGCAACCCATGCTTGGTCTTCTTGCCCCACATGGTGAACGGACGGACCGACATTTCATACTCGAACCCGGAGATGACACCATCCGAATTCCCCGTGTCGAACTGGAAGAAGTGGGGATGGATGTTGATCTTGGACGACTGGAAATTCGTGTAATCGTCGTCGTCCCATTCGCTCGTCAACAACAAGTCCACGCAGTCATACACGTTGGCGCGAATGACCGCCGGAAGCTTGAGGTCGTCGTTCGCTCTGGTCAGGTTCTCCTCTTCATGGAGCACGTAGATCAGACCGTCCTTATCGACCATCGCCGGCTCTTTGCCCTGCTTCTTGGCTAGAGTAATCGGCATACGGACGAAATGGATGTTGTAATGCTTACGATTGGCATTGTCGGGGCAGAGGCTCCAACGGCCCTGCTCGCCCGGCTGTGCCGGCTCGGAAGTCCGCTCACCATTAGCGTCCTGGTGAATCGGTTCCAGCCATGGCGCACCGCTGTGGTTGGCAGAGAACGGTACCCGCTTGCCGAAGTGCGGCTTGAACAGAGGCCAGGACATCTTGGCCGTGGTCGGATCAAACAGGATGGCTGGTCTGGTGCTGTCATCCCACTTGGCTGCCGCCGGGTACTTCGGATTCTGGGCGGTGCTTTCACGCTCGCCCCTGGCAATGTTGCCATCCCACTTCCAATCCCACACGGTGGAATCGTAGGAGATGATCTGAGCCTTCTCATCGTTCGTGTGGCCTGGCTGACCGGCGGCCGGCACAAACATTTCGACCCAATCCTTGATGTTCACAATGACGGGATCGGACTTCCAGTTGGTCTTCTGGCTCTTGTCGACAATCTTGAAGACCTTCCCGAACCAATCGACGGTCGTCCCGATCAACTTATCGGACGACACGCCCTGCTTCATCCGGCCCTTCCGGTCCGGCAATTCCGCCAAGTCAGGCATCGTGTCCGTATGGGCCGCGCCGACTTGCAGCGTATTGTAGAAACGGCCGTACCCCCACATGCCCGCCACATAATGGTGCGCGACATGGCAGTGATACAGGAATTCACCGGCCAGATGCTGGCAGCCACCGCCACCGCATTCCGGTTCGAGGTCCAAGGCTTCTGATGGCCCGATGACTTCCACGTCCACGCGATCGGACTTGGTCCGGACGACCGGATACTTCACAGGACCATCCTGACCCTTGTACCAATGTTCTTCCTGATCGGCACGCGGGCTGCGCTGCCAGCGGATCGTTCCGCTGTGCGGATGGTGGGAATGGAACACTTCCGATCCACCATGCACCAACCGCCACTTGACCGGATCGCCCAGATAGCCGCGGGCAATTGTGGTCGGCGTATCGCCGAACGTATAGGCGCTGTAGGCCATCGACTCATCTTCGAAACCGAAATACTCGTGCTGCAGATGCATTTCATCGATACCGAAGGGCTCGCTGCGATAGTTGATCGCACGGCCACCCGGACGATAGGCATCCGTCAGCGGATCGCGCTGCGGGAGGAAGTCGCCCTTCTTGTTCAACGGACGGAAGGCTTCATCGCCGATCTCGTGATAGAACAACACGAACTCGCGGAAGTCCGGTCCGGACCCGTTGTCGATGTTCACTTGCCAGCCGCTCGTGACCGGCTTATCGGGGCCAGTCCCCAACGAATCGACATACGTCGATCCCTTCGGCTCCACAATGAGGGCACCGAAGAGACCCAGCACGGTCAACTCACGGTCGTGGCTGTAGGAGTGAAACTGCCGCACACCCTCCTGCATCTGGGGATGGATGTACCACTCGAACTCCTGCGACTTGCCAGGAGCCACGATGGACTCAGGATTCGTCGTCGTGGCCGGCTTGCCGGTCGCGCTGACGATCATGCTGGAGGCGCTGACGAACAGACTGCCGTCTTCACCTTCCATCTGATTGCGGAGGGTCATTTTCATGCAATCGCCCTGGTTGACGCGAAGCACCAGAGGCTGAATCATGTCGCCCTGCAACCCGGTGGTCACCGCTCCCGGATCGAAGCCATCCTTGTCGCGCGCGGCTTTGTTCTTGGCTTCTTCGGCCCGCACCTTGTCGACATCCTGGGCCAACACGTACATGTAGCCTGGATAGAAATCGAGCCAACGGTTCAACGTGATCTCGACGTTGATCATCGACACGTCGTACTTCTTTACCGGCACACCGGCCGGACACTTCCCGCCCGACGTCATCACCGGCTCACCCTTGGTCCCATCCGACATCAGCAAGAAGCTGCTACCGTCCTGGCCCATGTACTGGTGCATCATCGACATCTCGTTGAAGGCACCGGACGTCTGCTGCGCCTTGGCATCTTTCTGCGCCTGCTGCTCGAGCTTCTCCATCAGGCGATGGTGCTGCATCTCCATCTTTTCTGCATTACCGGCACGACCCTCCATGGCATTTTCCACCACGGTCTGGCCCTTCAACTGCTGAGTCCATCCCGGCATGGCGACCGGAGTGGCATGCCCTTGATGGGACTCCTCTCCTGCTCCCGCCGCAAACAGCCCCGGTGTTGCCACCAGACTGCCGGCCAGCAAGACGCTCTGCAGCATCAGCGCCAACCTCGTACGGCGCCGCTTGCGCGTTGGTTTACACACATCACCCCTCATAGTACGGCCTCCCCCTGTTATGTCCGCCTTACCTGGCGGATGGTTGAATCCAACTTACGTGCGCTATCAGCTGTGAGCGATCGGCTTCAGTGTTCGATTTTCCCCTGCAAGCCGATTGCTGACGGCTGATCTCTTCCCTACTTTGCTTCCCTTGGCCTTCGTTAGGTGCTGGTGAAGGGTCCTCCTTACGGAGAAGAGGGTCATTCGGAGGCCGGTCCTAATCACCCAGACCTCCACCAGCAACGCTACGTATACGCAGCTTGCGTGCCTCGACAGAGAAAGCGGGAGGAATGAGCAGCGAATCCGCTCCAGTCCTTACGATTCGCACAGGACGACTCTGTGAAATTCGTCCCGTCAACCGGAGAATCTTCTACAGAACTAGACAGTCTCTTCGTGCAGTAATTACAAATGCAGTAAATTCAAACAGATAGACTGTCCAATTCATTGGACAGTTGCTATGGAAATGTGGGGCGGAAACGGGCAGTCGCTAGAGCCTTGCGAAGAAGAAATGGGGTACGAACGAACGGATTGGCGGCACAAGAAAGGCGTCTTACTGAGTCAGCGGGAGCTGAGTCGAGGAGCACTAATAGGCGGAGACTGGAATGCAGTCGAAGGGGCCACCTCCCTCACGTCAGGCCTCACCCACTCCATAACTACGGAGCTTGTTATAGAGGCTCGCCCGGCTGATCTTGAGGAGCTTAGCGGCCTGCGCACGATTATTCCCTGTTTGCTGGAGCGCTTGAAGAATCCGTGCATGCTCTGCCTGGCGGGTCGCCCCGCGGGCAACGGTACGGAGATCGTGTTCAACCGGTTTCGATCCCATTGCCACGATGTCCTTGCAATTCAACGTGGGACCAGTGGTGGTAACGACGGCCCGCTCTATATAGTGTTGAAGCTCCCGCACGTTGCCAGGCCATGTGGCCTGGGTGAGCGCCTGCATCACATCCGGCGAGACCTGCCGGACTGGCTGCCGGTGGCGCTTGCAGGACGCCGCCACGAAATGCTGCACCAGGAGCGGGATATCTTCTCGCCGGTGACGGAGCGGAGGAAGAGACAACGGCAGCACCGCCAGCCGATAGTAGAGGTCTTGCCGAAAGCTCTTGGCCTTGACGAGCTCGACAAGATCCCTGTTCGTCGCAGACACGACCCGCACATCGATCTTGATCGGCTGATTGCCTCCGACCCGCTTGATCTCCCCTTCCTGAAGCACCCGCAGCAACTTGGATTGAAAGGTCGCAGTCGTATCGGCGATTTCGTCCAGGAAGATCGTCCCGCCATCCGCCTCTTCGAAGAGTCCACGTTTGGTGGCATGTGCGCCGGTGAAGGAGCCCTTCACATGGCCGAAGAGCTCACTCTCCAACAGCGTTTCAGGCAACGAACCGCAATCGACGACGACGAACGGTTTGTCCCGTCGATAGCTGGTCTGATGAATCGTTTTCGCCACCAGTTCCTTCCCGGTGCCGCTCTCTCCCTGAATCAACACGGTAGCGCAACTGTCCGCCACGAGCCGGATCATCTCGAGCACTTCTCGCATTGGCGCGCTCGAGCCGATCAACTCGCCCAGCTTCGCCCCCTGCTTCACGGCCGCATGCGCACCACTCGTCTGCATCTCGGCTTTCGGCAAGGCCTTGAACAGCACCAGTACCGACTCGACCTTGCCGCTGCTTGAAACAAGCGGAAACGCCTGATGCATCCCACAGGCCGTGCCATCCCCGCCGGACGCACAGGCCACGGACCGAACCTCAGGCGATTCGTACATCTTGGTCGCCGGGCAGGTGCCACAGGGATCGCTCCGGTGAGCAAAGGCCTGATAACACTTGGCTGAATGGCCCGATGACGTTGATGTGTCTTCAGACCATGCCGATTCGTTCGCGTAGATCACATTGAAGTCACGATCCACCACCGCCACCCGATCGGAAAACCCACCGGCTAACTGCTTGATGGCTTCCAGTCGAGCTGCAAGGATGGGATCGGTTAGGAAGGGGACAGACGAATGGTCTCGTTGAGATCCGGCCATCTCACACCTCTCACAAGCTAAAGAGTCGCTAGGGTACAAGGTCTCAGTCTATTTTTCCATTCAATGCCGGGCCTAAGAGGCGCCGGACGGTTCCCTTGAGTTCGCTCAGGCGAACCGGCTTGTCGAAATACGCCTCGACGCCGATAGCCAAGGCATCGGCTTTCGTCTTGGGGTCGCCAAATGACGTCAGCAGCACAATAGGGACCCCGGGAGCAAAGGTCCGGAGCCTGGCAATATAATCTAAGCCCCCTGCCGGCATACGGAGATCCGTGAGAATCAATGTCGGACGAGCATCCAGCACCGACCGAAGCGCCTCATCCCCATCGGCCGCTTCCCGGATAGAGACCCCAAGATCCCATAACTCATCGCACAACAAACTTCGCATGTCCTGGTCATCTTCGGCAATGAGTAGGACCACTGGCGTCCGTTCCTGCAACATCACGTACCCCCTCTACCTCCAGCCACTTGGCTTACGTGAAAGATAAGAATTCACAACCTATGCCAACTTGCCTCCTAGCAGTTGTGAGGCCATGGAGTCCGTAAGTACGCAAATCCGCTTGAAATTCCTACAGGCTCACATGACATATGGCGAGGAAAACAGTTAGAGCTGGCGAGAATTGGGACAGGCGTCACCCCGCTCCTGTCGCAGATCGCGACAGAGAGGGCTCACCGACAATCGACTTACTTATGAGGGGCCTATTATTTATATTGATGGAGCTGATCGAGACGTACCAGCAGTCTGAGCCGAGTCAATAGGGAGTCGGATTGTAAAGGTCGTCCCCTTTTCGACTGCACTCTCCAGGGTAATGGTCCCGCCATGTTCCTCGATGATGCCTTTCACCACCGTGAGACCCAGGCCGGTTCCCTTTCCGAAATCTTTGGTGGTAAAAAAAGGATCGAAGATTTTTGTGCGGATCTCCTCCGGCATGCCATGTCCGGTATCGGCGACCTCAAGGCGCACATAATCGCCTTCACGCGCGAGGCCCAGCCTAAGACGCCCTCCCTCCGGCATGGCATGGAGACTGTTCATCACGAGATTGATGAGTACCTGGATGAGCTGGTCTTGATCGGCATGGACAAAGGGCAATGACGATTCAATCGTCGTGTCGACCGTGATGTGACTGTGGGCGATCCGTTCCTGGAACATTTCCAGGCTATCGTCCACGATCTTCGCAAGATCGACGGCCCGCCGCTCCGGCGTCCTCCGCCGGGCAAAGGCCAGGAGTTGGTTCATCACCTTGGTGATGCGCTCGACCTGCGTGATGATGGTGGTCAGGCCCTTCTTCATCCCGTCATCGGCTGCGCGTTGGAGCAGGTATTCCGCACGCCCGAGGATCACGTTCATCGGCGTCCCGATTTCATGCGCCATACCGGAAGCCAATGTGCCCAACTCCGCCAACCGCTCAGCCCGTCGGAGTTGCACCTCCAGACGTTTGCGCTCTGAAATATCCACGACCGACGCCACCACCCCCATCCCCTTGGCCGTCTGAATAGGCGTGAGTCCGATTTCCACCGCAAACTCGCTCCCGTCCTTCCGCAAACCGAACAACTCGCGCTGCCCCCCCATCGACCGTGCCTGGGGAGCCTTCATGAACCCGGCATGGTGCTGCCGATGATCGGATCGAAACGGTCCTGGAATAAGCATCTCGACCGACTGGCCGAGCAACTCGTCTCTCTCGTAGCCGAATTGGTGAAGAGCAGAGGTATTCACCATCACGATCGCTCCACGCTCATCAATGAGCAACATCCCATTGGGAGCGGCCTCTACAATAAGACGAAACTGCTGCTCGCTATCGAACGACTCTGGACTCACGCTGGCGTCTTCCCTTCGATCTCGCCCAACTTCCGATAGAGCGTCTTGCGATCGATCCCAAGTACTTGCGCGGCCTGGTATTTATTGCCGCCGGTCTTCTCGAGGATCTTGAGAATGTATTCTTTCTCCACTTGGTCCAGCGGGAGGGTCCGTTCAGCCGCATCATCGAGAAGTCGCCGGTCGCCACGGGCGCCCTGAAGCGTCACCGGGAGGTCGTCCGGGACAATCTGTTCGCTCCGGCTGAGCGTGACGGCCCGTTCGATCACATTTTCCAATTCACGCACATTGCCCGGCCAGGCATAATCCACCAGCATGGCCAGCGCAGACTCGCTCACGCCCTGTATCTGCTTCCCGCGGGACGCGGCACATTTCTTCATGAACGCATCCACGAGCAACGGAATATCTTCGCGGCGCTCACGCAAGGGGGGAAGGCGTAGCTCGATCACGTTCAGCCGGTAATACAAATCCTCACGGAAATGTTTCGCCTTGACCTCTTCCGTCAGGTTGAGATTCGTCGCCGCAATGATGCGGACATCGACGGCGATCGGCTTGTTCGCTCCCACGCGACGAATTTCTTTCTCCTGGATCGCGCGCAAAATCTTGGCCTGCAGCATCAATGGCAGTTCGCTGATCTCGTCGAGGAACAGCGTCCCCTTTTGCGCCTCTTCAAAGAGGCCCCGCTTATCCACCTTGGCATCCGTGAATGAGCCACGCATATGGCCGAACAGCTCGCTTTCGAGCAGCTGTTCCGGGATGGCGGCGCAGTTGACGGGAATGAACGGCGCATCCTTGCGGTCACTATTATAGTGGATGGCCTTGGCCACCAACTCTTTGCCGGTTCCGCTTTCGCCGGTGATCAGGAGATTCGTCGGGCTATTGGCCACCCGCCGGATCAGATCGAATATCTCCTGCATCGGCTTACTCTTGCCGATGATCTGATGAAAACTGTACTCCTTGTGCACCTCTCGCCGGAGCCGATTCACTTCCCGTCGTAACGCCGCTTCGCGAATCGCGCGCTCGACTACACGAACCAACTCCTCGTTTTTCACCGGCTTGGTCAAGTAGTCGCTGGCGCCCCGCTTCATGGCTTCCACCGCGGTGTCCACCGACCCAAACGCGGTCATGAGAATGACCCCGATGTCCGGATAGAGGCGCCTGATCTCCGTTAACAACTCCGTCCCCAGCATCCCTTTCATCCGCAAATCCGTCAGCACGACCGCGTGATCTTTCTCCTCCAATAGCTTGAGAGCCTCCGGTCCGCTCCCCGCCATCGTGATCTGATGCCCACGGTCCTTGAGGACATCATGGACAAGCTCCCGCATTTCCGCATCGTCATCGACGACGAGAATCGCACCCCACTCTTCGGTCATGCTTCACCCCTTCTCTGCTGACAGGAAATCAGACGCTAGCCCTTTGCTCCCAGGATGGTCAAGCCTCCTGTCGCGAAATGCGACAGGCACAGACCTGCCTTTGGGGACAAACGCCTCAATGTTCCAGCTATTGCACCGGTTTTATCAACGTACAGGAATGAAAATGCAAGGGTGGGACCAACGGCTGACTGAACTGGTACGGAAGAACAGGCCCCTGACAGCGGTTATGCTCGCTGGCAGGGGCAGGATTGAAGAGACCGAGCTACTTCACTTTGGAGAAATCAGCGGCGATTCTCGCCTCTTTTCCGTCCTGAAGATTCACGACGAACAGGGATGCCGCCTGAGGATCAAACTTTTCATATGCGAACAATGCGGTAAAGCGCGACCGGTAGGCCGGCCCACTGCCTTCATTCTTTCGGCCACGTTCGGCTTTGGCGATATCGATGGGCTTGATCTTCTTGGAGCCCTGTTGCAACTCGATCAGGGCGCCCTCTGCAAAGTACTCGTCATCGCCACAGAGCTGAACTTCAATTTCCATATTGGGCATGTCCACGACTTTCTTGATGAATTCGTCGGGCATGCGCACATCCATCTTCCGCTTCTTGGACTCGGCCGCTTCCTGCCGGCCAAAGGCTTCAAGGCGATACCGCTTGGTCCTGAGGATGGCACTGGCTCCACAGGAATCTTTTTCTGGATCGGCGCCCACTCGCGTCACCAGGGAAGCTTGCTGAAGGACTTTCTTGACGTCCTCCGGGCTGTTGGCCTTCTCCATCGGCGCCCGCCCGGCTTCCAAGGCCTTCTGCGCTTCTTCTGCGGATAATTTCACATCGATCGCCAGGACCGTCTGGGGACCGACGACCGTCAGCAGACCCACGACAACACAGGTAACAACGACACCAACCCGCGCCACTGATGTCAGGCATCGCACGCTCATAACTTCCTCCGTAAACAAGACAACAAATGATGGGGCGGCATTGTACGGAAACCCCTACCCCTTTGCAATCAGACCGAGAAGCGAGCCCAGTTGGCATAGGGCTTGGCACCATACAGTTGCTCAAGATCGACCGGCATACTCACGCCGGCTTGCATCAGCAACTGGGCGACCAGACGAAGCGGCAGGCCAACCACGGTGGGGAAATCGCCGGTAATGGAATCGATCAGGTCTCCGCCTGCTCCCTGGATCGAATAGGCGCCGGCCTTCCCCAAACTTTCTCCGGTCCCCAGATAGCGCTCATGCGCTCGTTCATCGAAGGGCTTCATCCGAACAACCGCTGCGGATAGCGCAACAACGTCCATCGCACGAGCTGAACAGACCAGCGCGACCGCTGTGAGGACTCGATGGTCACGGCCGGCCAGGCGCCGGAGCATCGCTCGGGCCTCCGCAAGGTCAGCCGGCTTCCCGAGCACGTGATGATCCAGCTCGATGACCGTGTCGCTCCCCAGCACGATCGCCTCCAGCTCGAGCCTCGCGACCGACTGAGCTTTTCCCTGCGCGAAGGACTGCACCTGCTCGATCGCGGTCAGACCAGGCACCAGCCGCTCCTCGAACAATGGACTTATGACGACGAAGGGGATGCCCAGCAATGCGAGCAACTCGCGACGGCGCGGAGAGGTTGAAGCCAGAATGAGTGACATCTACAACGCCGAAGAGGGCTCAATAGAGGCCAGGGGTTCGAGCGAGATCTGCTCAGGGCCTTCCTCAAGATTCATACAGGTCATGCGAAAATCAGCGAGCACTTGCTCCACGTCGGCGACCGACGAGACTCGGACCATGTTGGCCCGGAGTGAGGCGGCATGAGGGAACCCTTTACAGTACCACCCCAGGTGTTTACGCATCCGCCGAAACTGCCCCGTCCCGCTCACCGCTTCAAACCGTCTGGCATGATCGAGCAACATCTCGAAACGCACGTCGAGTGGCGGCACCACCGGCTCAGGCCCCCGGCCTGGCAGCTGCTGCTGAAGCAAGATTCGCGCGTCCTCTTTCTGCCGAAAGAACCAAGGGGCCCCGAGTACGGCTCGTCCGACCAACACCCCATCGACTCCGGTATCCCGCACACGACGGACCACGTCCTGGAGACTGTGCACGTCGCCGTTTCCAAACAGCAAGGTCCCGCTGCCCCGCGCAATCTCTGCCGCCCGC
The sequence above is a segment of the Nitrospirota bacterium genome. Coding sequences within it:
- a CDS encoding sigma-54 dependent transcriptional regulator, whose translation is MAGSQRDHSSVPFLTDPILAARLEAIKQLAGGFSDRVAVVDRDFNVIYANESAWSEDTSTSSGHSAKCYQAFAHRSDPCGTCPATKMYESPEVRSVACASGGDGTACGMHQAFPLVSSSGKVESVLVLFKALPKAEMQTSGAHAAVKQGAKLGELIGSSAPMREVLEMIRLVADSCATVLIQGESGTGKELVAKTIHQTSYRRDKPFVVVDCGSLPETLLESELFGHVKGSFTGAHATKRGLFEEADGGTIFLDEIADTTATFQSKLLRVLQEGEIKRVGGNQPIKIDVRVVSATNRDLVELVKAKSFRQDLYYRLAVLPLSLPPLRHRREDIPLLVQHFVAASCKRHRQPVRQVSPDVMQALTQATWPGNVRELQHYIERAVVTTTGPTLNCKDIVAMGSKPVEHDLRTVARGATRQAEHARILQALQQTGNNRAQAAKLLKISRASLYNKLRSYGVGEA
- a CDS encoding response regulator produces the protein MLQERTPVVLLIAEDDQDMRSLLCDELWDLGVSIREAADGDEALRSVLDARPTLILTDLRMPAGGLDYIARLRTFAPGVPIVLLTSFGDPKTKADALAIGVEAYFDKPVRLSELKGTVRRLLGPALNGKID
- a CDS encoding PAS domain S-box protein; translation: MSPESFDSEQQFRLIVEAAPNGMLLIDERGAIVMVNTSALHQFGYERDELLGQSVEMLIPGPFRSDHRQHHAGFMKAPQARSMGGQRELFGLRKDGSEFAVEIGLTPIQTAKGMGVVASVVDISERKRLEVQLRRAERLAELGTLASGMAHEIGTPMNVILGRAEYLLQRAADDGMKKGLTTIITQVERITKVMNQLLAFARRRTPERRAVDLAKIVDDSLEMFQERIAHSHITVDTTIESSLPFVHADQDQLIQVLINLVMNSLHAMPEGGRLRLGLAREGDYVRLEVADTGHGMPEEIRTKIFDPFFTTKDFGKGTGLGLTVVKGIIEEHGGTITLESAVEKGTTFTIRLPIDSAQTAGTSRSAPSI
- a CDS encoding sigma-54 dependent transcriptional regulator, yielding MTEEWGAILVVDDDAEMRELVHDVLKDRGHQITMAGSGPEALKLLEEKDHAVVLTDLRMKGMLGTELLTEIRRLYPDIGVILMTAFGSVDTAVEAMKRGASDYLTKPVKNEELVRVVERAIREAALRREVNRLRREVHKEYSFHQIIGKSKPMQEIFDLIRRVANSPTNLLITGESGTGKELVAKAIHYNSDRKDAPFIPVNCAAIPEQLLESELFGHMRGSFTDAKVDKRGLFEEAQKGTLFLDEISELPLMLQAKILRAIQEKEIRRVGANKPIAVDVRIIAATNLNLTEEVKAKHFREDLYYRLNVIELRLPPLRERREDIPLLVDAFMKKCAASRGKQIQGVSESALAMLVDYAWPGNVRELENVIERAVTLSRSEQIVPDDLPVTLQGARGDRRLLDDAAERTLPLDQVEKEYILKILEKTGGNKYQAAQVLGIDRKTLYRKLGEIEGKTPA
- a CDS encoding Maf family protein, encoding MSLILASTSPRRRELLALLGIPFVVISPLFEERLVPGLTAIEQVQSFAQGKAQSVARLELEAIVLGSDTVIELDHHVLGKPADLAEARAMLRRLAGRDHRVLTAVALVCSARAMDVVALSAAVVRMKPFDERAHERYLGTGESLGKAGAYSIQGAGGDLIDSITGDFPTVVGLPLRLVAQLLMQAGVSMPVDLEQLYGAKPYANWARFSV